Proteins encoded by one window of bacterium:
- a CDS encoding metal ABC transporter permease: protein MTPDLWVIITGLLAASALALIGSFLVLRQNGMLGDAISHAVLPGLVLAFLITSSRNVVPMVIGAGLFGLLTAYLTEILSQTRRVYSDAAMGIVFTLLFAVGVIMVAMFAEQVDLDQECVLYGEIAYTPWNRFMVGTTDLGPRAVWILGGVLLANLAFILLFFKQLKISSFDPQMAVAVGIREKLWHYLLMTMVSLTVVSAFESVGAILVVAMLIIPGATAYLLTSRLHVMLILSVVIGMFCAIGGFYGASYFDASIAGFMAVVGGVVFAVVLIGTQVYRRISQMKYASARVQPADKTA, encoded by the coding sequence ATGACGCCGGATCTTTGGGTGATAATCACCGGTCTGCTGGCTGCTTCGGCTCTGGCATTGATCGGCAGTTTCCTGGTACTTCGCCAGAACGGGATGCTCGGGGATGCGATCTCGCATGCGGTTCTCCCGGGGCTGGTCCTGGCGTTTCTGATCACCAGTAGTCGGAATGTTGTGCCGATGGTTATCGGCGCTGGTCTGTTTGGGTTGCTGACCGCCTACCTTACGGAGATACTAAGCCAGACTCGACGGGTTTACAGTGATGCCGCGATGGGGATCGTCTTTACCCTCCTTTTCGCGGTTGGTGTGATCATGGTGGCGATGTTCGCGGAGCAGGTTGACCTGGATCAAGAATGCGTGCTGTATGGCGAGATCGCCTATACGCCGTGGAATCGTTTTATGGTCGGAACAACTGACCTTGGTCCGCGCGCGGTCTGGATATTGGGAGGCGTTTTGTTGGCCAATCTCGCGTTCATCCTGCTCTTTTTCAAGCAGCTCAAGATCAGTTCGTTTGATCCGCAGATGGCGGTGGCGGTCGGCATAAGAGAGAAGCTCTGGCACTACCTGCTGATGACCATGGTCTCGCTGACCGTGGTGTCGGCGTTTGAGTCGGTCGGAGCGATCCTGGTAGTAGCGATGCTGATCATCCCGGGGGCGACTGCTTACCTGTTGACCTCCCGACTACATGTGATGTTGATCCTGTCAGTTGTGATTGGCATGTTCTGCGCCATAGGTGGATTTTATGGGGCATCCTATTTTGATGCCTCAATCGCCGGGTTTATGGCGGTGGTGGGCGGGGTGGTCTTTGCGGTAGTTTTGATCGGCACGCAGGTCTATCGCCGGATCAGCCAGATGAAGTATGCATCGGCGCGGGTACAACCGGCGGACAAAACGGCTTAA
- a CDS encoding metal ABC transporter permease: MEWLDSTLRFFSLVDANVRWVVFGSILLGGAAGGLGCFAYLQKRSLLGDALAHAALPGVALAFLLMGRKDFLALLIGASITGWLGALAINYIIKESKIKLDAALGIVLTVFFGLGIVILTHIQKSGSGAQSGLDKFLFGQAAAMGRDDVVILGIVALTMLVVVSLGFGRFKLISFDAAFGRSLGMNVGLLQFALTTMIVFAVTIGLQAVGVVLMAAMLITPAAAARQWTDKLHLMVILASVFGILSGLFGAYISFLAPRFPTGPWMVIVVTALFAFSMLFAPNRGVISYIRQHYANRRKMTREHVLKVLFKAGQDGKLWKKYYPFDQIKRMWSFTQRELQSALRTLQSQGMVEKSGSMYRLSDSGITEGARVTRLHRLWEVYLSRYLELPEDHVHRDAEDMEHIITPEMEARLEELLDHPEYDPHRQEIPYIGREKNQ, translated from the coding sequence ATGGAATGGCTTGATTCGACATTACGCTTTTTCTCCTTAGTCGATGCCAATGTCCGGTGGGTCGTGTTTGGATCGATCCTGCTGGGTGGCGCGGCCGGTGGGCTGGGCTGTTTTGCCTATCTGCAGAAGCGGTCGCTGTTGGGGGATGCACTGGCGCATGCGGCCCTTCCCGGCGTGGCACTCGCCTTCCTGCTGATGGGACGGAAAGATTTCCTCGCGCTTTTGATCGGCGCCTCGATCACGGGCTGGCTTGGTGCGCTGGCGATCAATTATATCATCAAAGAGTCGAAGATCAAATTGGATGCGGCGCTCGGCATCGTGCTAACGGTCTTTTTTGGACTGGGTATAGTCATCCTGACGCATATCCAGAAATCGGGTTCCGGCGCACAGTCCGGTCTGGATAAGTTTCTCTTTGGACAGGCGGCGGCGATGGGGCGAGATGATGTGGTCATCCTCGGGATTGTTGCGCTGACCATGTTGGTGGTAGTATCGCTCGGCTTTGGTCGCTTCAAGTTGATCTCCTTTGATGCGGCGTTTGGACGATCGCTCGGGATGAATGTCGGCCTGCTTCAGTTTGCACTGACTACCATGATCGTTTTTGCAGTGACGATCGGACTACAGGCAGTTGGTGTGGTGCTGATGGCGGCGATGCTGATCACTCCGGCGGCGGCGGCGCGACAGTGGACGGATAAACTGCATTTGATGGTGATACTCGCATCGGTCTTCGGGATTCTCTCCGGTCTGTTTGGCGCGTACATCTCATTCCTTGCGCCGCGCTTCCCAACCGGCCCATGGATGGTGATCGTCGTTACCGCTCTCTTTGCGTTTTCCATGCTGTTTGCGCCGAATCGCGGCGTAATCAGCTATATCCGGCAGCATTATGCCAACAGACGGAAGATGACTCGCGAGCATGTCTTAAAAGTGCTCTTTAAGGCGGGCCAGGATGGAAAACTGTGGAAAAAGTATTATCCGTTTGATCAGATCAAGCGGATGTGGTCATTCACGCAACGAGAGTTGCAGTCGGCGCTGAGGACATTGCAGAGTCAGGGGATGGTGGAGAAGTCCGGCAGTATGTACCGCCTCTCGGATAGCGGGATCACCGAAGGCGCGCGGGTGACCCGACTGCACCGACTCTGGGAAGTCTATCTCTCTCGCTATCTTGAATTGCCGGAAGATCATGTCCACCGCGATGCTGAGGATATGGAACATATTATCACACCTGAGATGGAAGCTCGTCTGGAAGAGTTGTTGGATCATCCTGAATATGACCCACACCGCCAGGAGATTCCGTATATCGGACGGGAGAAAAATCAATGA
- a CDS encoding ABC transporter ATP-binding protein translates to METNLPIEVHDLTVAYRRKPVLWNVDFTLPEGNLIGLVGPNGAGKSTLIKAIMGLLPLLSGYVKIYGEPLENMRHKIGYVPQRESVDWDFPINALDVVTMGRYGRLGIFSRPSKEDKQIAMACLEKVGMQDFAHRQISQLSGGQQQRVFLARALTQDASIYLMDEPFAGVDAATEKAIIELLKDLKEHRKTVMVVHHDLHTVTEYFDWVMLLNMRLVKFGPTAQIFTEENLRLTYGGKLLLLSEAAEKVARHR, encoded by the coding sequence ATGGAAACGAATCTTCCTATCGAAGTACACGACCTGACAGTGGCCTATCGCCGCAAGCCGGTTCTGTGGAATGTTGATTTCACCCTGCCCGAAGGGAATCTGATCGGTCTGGTCGGCCCGAATGGTGCGGGAAAATCGACCCTGATCAAAGCGATCATGGGGTTGTTGCCGCTGCTGTCCGGCTATGTAAAGATCTACGGCGAGCCGCTGGAGAATATGCGTCACAAGATCGGATATGTGCCGCAGCGTGAGTCGGTGGACTGGGATTTCCCGATCAATGCGCTGGATGTCGTGACGATGGGGCGGTATGGCCGGCTGGGGATATTCAGTCGTCCCTCTAAAGAAGATAAACAGATCGCAATGGCCTGCCTGGAGAAGGTGGGGATGCAGGATTTCGCGCATCGCCAGATCAGTCAGTTGTCCGGCGGGCAACAGCAACGGGTCTTCCTCGCCCGCGCCCTGACGCAGGATGCCTCGATCTACTTGATGGATGAACCATTTGCAGGAGTTGATGCCGCCACCGAAAAGGCGATCATCGAGCTGCTGAAGGATCTCAAGGAACATCGCAAGACAGTCATGGTGGTACACCACGACCTGCATACCGTCACAGAATATTTTGACTGGGTGATGCTGCTGAATATGCGCCTGGTCAAGTTCGGGCCGACCGCCCAGATCTTCACGGAAGAGAATCTTCGCCTGACCTACGGCGGAAAACTGCTGCTGTTGAGTGAGGCGGCGGAGAAAGTGGCGCGTCACCGCTGA
- a CDS encoding zinc ABC transporter substrate-binding protein, whose amino-acid sequence MKVTLLQTLATGLVLVGLLFGCGGKQETPADDGKISVVTTIGMLGDAVRNIAGDSVSLHSLMGPGVDPHLYKATKGDIDRLTNADIILYNGLNLEAKMTDIFRQMSGSKVAVAVGEVVPDSLRRHPAQFEGHADPHIWFDVSLWEMAVREVVATLTKHDPKHTDIYCLNGAAYLDSLRALDIWVREQIASIPENQRVLVTAHDAFGYFGRAYHIDVQGLQGISTVTEAGLFDMTAMIDMLVEKKIKAVFVESSVPRKAIETVVEGCQSRGHEIVIGGELFSDAMGQAGTPEGTYLGMVRHNVEAIVKALK is encoded by the coding sequence ATGAAGGTGACATTGTTACAAACTCTGGCGACTGGGCTGGTCCTGGTTGGACTTTTGTTCGGCTGTGGTGGCAAACAGGAGACGCCTGCCGACGACGGCAAGATATCGGTGGTGACGACGATCGGAATGCTGGGGGATGCGGTACGCAATATCGCCGGCGACTCAGTTTCGCTGCACTCGCTGATGGGCCCGGGGGTCGATCCGCACTTATACAAAGCGACCAAAGGGGATATCGATCGGCTGACCAACGCAGATATCATCCTGTACAATGGATTGAATCTGGAAGCAAAGATGACTGATATATTCAGGCAGATGTCCGGGAGCAAGGTCGCAGTGGCTGTCGGCGAGGTTGTGCCGGACTCACTCCGGCGACATCCGGCGCAATTCGAAGGACACGCCGATCCGCATATCTGGTTTGATGTCTCTCTCTGGGAGATGGCGGTGCGGGAGGTTGTGGCTACCCTGACCAAGCATGACCCAAAACATACCGATATCTACTGTCTGAACGGCGCCGCCTATCTTGATTCGTTGCGCGCCCTGGATATCTGGGTGCGGGAGCAGATCGCCAGTATCCCGGAGAATCAGCGAGTGTTGGTGACGGCCCATGATGCGTTCGGTTATTTCGGACGGGCATACCATATCGATGTGCAGGGATTGCAGGGGATCTCAACGGTCACCGAAGCCGGGCTTTTTGACATGACGGCAATGATCGATATGCTGGTGGAGAAAAAAATCAAGGCGGTGTTCGTGGAATCTTCAGTACCGCGCAAAGCGATTGAGACGGTGGTTGAGGGTTGCCAATCGCGCGGGCATGAAATAGTGATCGGCGGCGAGCTTTTCTCCGATGCGATGGGTCAGGCGGGCACGCCCGAAGGGACCTATCTCGGGATGGTCCGCCACAATGTTGAAGCGATCGTAAAGGCGTTGAAGTAA
- a CDS encoding metal-dependent transcriptional regulator, producing the protein MVTKDKQAIILTATQEDYLEVIFQLSQQDPEGSVRITDIARELQTKLPTVTRTVHKLTLLGLLEHPHRQGVTLSDHGRKMATDIRHRHTDLVTFFTEVLGLDERAAEQDACKIEHGLSPRTAERLHDFLEYFQQLPQPDQQRITAFQTTSDLTRVRQFKNLMQNRVRGWRG; encoded by the coding sequence ATGGTGACAAAAGATAAACAAGCCATCATCCTGACGGCGACCCAGGAGGATTACCTGGAGGTGATCTTCCAGTTGAGTCAGCAAGACCCGGAGGGTTCGGTCAGGATCACGGATATCGCGCGCGAGTTACAGACCAAGCTACCGACCGTCACACGGACGGTACACAAGCTGACCTTACTTGGGCTGCTGGAACATCCGCACCGCCAGGGGGTGACGCTTTCGGATCACGGCCGGAAGATGGCGACGGATATTCGCCACCGGCATACCGATCTCGTGACGTTTTTTACCGAGGTGCTGGGATTAGATGAACGGGCGGCCGAACAGGACGCCTGCAAGATAGAACATGGGCTTTCTCCGCGAACGGCCGAGCGGCTACACGACTTCCTGGAATATTTCCAACAGTTGCCGCAGCCGGATCAGCAACGAATCACAGCTTTCCAGACAACTTCAGATCTGACCCGGGTACGACAATTCAAAAACCTGATGCAAAATCGAGTACGAGGATGGAGAGGATAA
- a CDS encoding TerC family protein, protein MQFLESNQLFLWIGFNLFVLAMLALDLGVFHRRDHTVSVRESLTWTVAWIALAIGFNVALYYWKSGIYGPERGTEIALQFLTGYLIEKSLSIDNIFVFLLLFAYFRVPSEYQHRVLFWGIIGALIFRGIFIALGAVLIAKFHWVIYLFGAFLIFTGIKMAWVKDKQIHPERNPVLRLFRKLMPVTDQYHGGKFFIRDAGKLIATPLFLVLLLIETSDIIFAVDSVPAIFAVSQDPFIVYTANVFAILGLRSLYFALAAVMRLFHHLHYGLSAILIFVGIKMALTDIFKIPVVYSLGAIGVILALSIAASLLWPKKDEDHSEAG, encoded by the coding sequence ATGCAGTTTCTGGAATCAAATCAGCTGTTCCTCTGGATAGGCTTCAACCTGTTTGTTTTGGCCATGCTGGCGCTGGATCTCGGAGTATTCCATCGGCGCGACCATACCGTCTCCGTTCGCGAGTCTCTCACCTGGACCGTTGCCTGGATCGCTCTGGCCATCGGCTTTAATGTCGCGCTCTATTACTGGAAGAGCGGCATCTATGGTCCGGAACGAGGAACCGAGATCGCTCTTCAATTCCTGACCGGGTATCTCATTGAAAAATCGCTGTCGATCGACAACATCTTTGTTTTCCTCCTACTTTTTGCCTACTTCCGGGTCCCCAGCGAGTATCAGCATCGAGTGCTCTTCTGGGGGATCATTGGTGCCCTGATCTTCCGCGGAATATTCATCGCACTCGGAGCAGTCCTCATTGCCAAATTCCACTGGGTGATCTACCTCTTTGGCGCGTTTCTGATCTTTACCGGCATCAAAATGGCCTGGGTGAAAGACAAGCAGATTCATCCGGAGCGCAATCCGGTCCTGAGACTTTTCCGCAAACTGATGCCGGTGACGGATCAGTATCATGGCGGGAAGTTTTTCATTCGCGATGCCGGCAAGCTCATCGCAACTCCATTGTTCCTGGTTCTGCTCCTGATTGAGACCTCGGACATCATCTTCGCTGTCGACTCTGTGCCGGCGATCTTTGCCGTCAGCCAGGACCCATTCATAGTGTATACCGCTAACGTATTCGCCATTCTGGGACTGCGGTCACTCTATTTCGCTTTGGCCGCGGTCATGCGTCTGTTCCACCATCTTCACTATGGCTTGTCGGCCATTCTGATCTTTGTTGGCATAAAAATGGCACTAACCGACATCTTCAAGATCCCGGTTGTCTACTCGCTGGGAGCCATAGGCGTCATCCTGGCACTCTCCATTGCCGCATCGCTTCTCTGGCCGAAAAAGGATGAGGATCATTCGGAAGCCGGATGA
- a CDS encoding endonuclease V, with product MNYRRPDRWPTDRASALQLQSIASQAVEINSNVAEPRSIVAVDTDYGFAGQILYAAAVVLSFPEMEEIERSFARMDVKFPYYPGLLFYREGPVILEALSKLATDPEVIMINGHGIDHPDRCGMASHIGMLFDKPSIGCARKILAATHRPLDKTRGSIQPMILNGKEVGLALRSKESVKPIFVSPGHKCDLRFAHDIVTRSLRGFRLPEPMRVAHLLANRYRQRSEKQRAGTTDLVTSEQLA from the coding sequence GTGAATTATCGCCGTCCAGACCGCTGGCCGACCGACCGGGCATCAGCACTTCAACTGCAATCCATCGCTTCACAGGCTGTAGAGATAAACAGTAATGTCGCTGAGCCACGCTCCATTGTTGCGGTTGATACCGACTACGGTTTTGCAGGACAGATCCTCTATGCCGCCGCTGTGGTGCTGAGTTTCCCTGAAATGGAAGAGATCGAGCGCAGTTTTGCCCGAATGGACGTGAAATTCCCCTACTACCCGGGACTGCTCTTTTATCGCGAGGGACCCGTAATTCTTGAAGCGCTGAGCAAACTGGCGACCGACCCTGAGGTTATAATGATTAACGGCCACGGTATCGATCACCCCGACCGATGCGGCATGGCCTCACATATCGGTATGCTCTTCGATAAGCCGTCGATCGGTTGCGCCCGCAAAATCCTGGCCGCGACCCATCGGCCATTAGATAAAACGCGAGGATCCATTCAGCCGATGATACTGAACGGGAAAGAGGTAGGTCTGGCACTCCGCAGCAAAGAATCAGTTAAGCCGATCTTTGTTTCGCCCGGACATAAGTGCGATCTGCGCTTTGCCCACGATATCGTCACTCGGTCACTGCGTGGATTCCGGCTCCCCGAACCAATGCGCGTCGCTCATTTACTGGCTAACCGCTATCGCCAACGTTCAGAAAAACAACGAGCAGGGACCACTGACCTGGTCACCAGTGAGCAACTGGCATGA
- a CDS encoding amidohydrolase translates to MKQMRPPSSQPVTAEEIRMLAQRSFPKQVAWRRHLHQHPELSNEEFDTTAFLRKEVKKLGLRILPIRLKTGLLAEIEGSSPGPTVIIRTDIDALPILEQTGLPFASKRAGCMHACGHDMHMATILGTANLIAQCKRHLKGKVRFIFQPAEEMPPGGAIPMIANGALKNGDVIFGLHVDPDIPAGKIGLRDGSAMASVYDFDLTVHGRTGHAARPHLTVDAIATSAEIIESLHKVVSRETDPIDSVVITFGKISGGTARNIIADSVQLTGTARTLSPRLQKLVPSLIKRTATNIARARGASCSIFARAHYPVLANNVAVNEFLAAQYQSLYGKGKVVHHPAVLGGEDFACYLQKLPGAMFRLGIMNHKLKANQPWHSPKFIADETALPYGSALLAFAALQYGWNGLR, encoded by the coding sequence ATGAAACAGATGCGACCGCCTTCTTCTCAGCCTGTCACTGCCGAAGAAATTCGCATGCTTGCCCAGCGCTCCTTTCCGAAGCAGGTTGCCTGGCGTAGACATCTTCATCAGCATCCCGAACTCTCCAATGAAGAATTTGATACGACTGCATTCCTTCGCAAAGAAGTGAAGAAGCTCGGATTGCGAATTCTGCCGATCAGGCTGAAGACCGGCTTACTCGCAGAGATCGAGGGTTCATCACCGGGGCCAACTGTCATAATCCGAACCGATATCGATGCCCTGCCGATCCTGGAGCAGACTGGCTTGCCGTTCGCTTCCAAAAGAGCCGGATGTATGCATGCCTGCGGACATGATATGCATATGGCGACCATCCTCGGCACCGCCAACCTGATTGCCCAATGCAAACGACATCTCAAAGGGAAAGTCCGCTTCATATTTCAGCCGGCCGAGGAGATGCCCCCCGGTGGCGCCATTCCGATGATCGCTAACGGCGCACTCAAGAACGGAGATGTCATTTTCGGTCTCCATGTTGACCCGGATATTCCGGCGGGCAAGATCGGACTGCGTGACGGCTCCGCCATGGCCTCGGTCTATGACTTTGACCTTACCGTGCATGGCCGCACCGGACATGCCGCTCGACCACACCTGACAGTTGATGCTATCGCCACTTCAGCCGAGATCATTGAGTCACTGCACAAAGTGGTCTCTCGCGAGACCGATCCAATCGATTCAGTCGTCATCACCTTCGGCAAGATCTCCGGCGGGACTGCACGGAATATCATTGCCGACTCAGTCCAGTTGACCGGCACGGCGCGAACCCTGTCGCCCAGACTCCAGAAACTGGTGCCGTCGCTGATCAAACGGACCGCCACAAACATCGCTCGGGCGCGCGGAGCGAGTTGCTCTATTTTCGCGCGGGCACACTATCCGGTGCTGGCAAATAACGTCGCGGTCAACGAGTTTCTCGCGGCCCAGTATCAGTCGCTCTATGGCAAAGGGAAAGTAGTGCATCATCCGGCGGTTCTCGGCGGCGAAGACTTCGCCTGCTACCTGCAGAAACTTCCCGGCGCCATGTTTCGGCTCGGGATCATGAACCATAAGCTCAAAGCCAACCAGCCATGGCACTCGCCTAAATTCATCGCCGATGAAACGGCTCTGCCATACGGCTCAGCTCTGCTGGCCTTTGCGGCCCTGCAATACGGATGGAACGGCCTGCGATGA
- a CDS encoding YbbR-like domain-containing protein — MKSLLNNLWLKLLALLIGLLVWFHVVTEKSYTYEVMLPVTDVDLRDDLTIATQPPDSILVIVSAKGKQLVQSSWRERGLRINISKLPTGHHTLYLTPENIQLYAPFKNVVLEEVISPVQWEIEIDPKVTVELPVSPTIIASPDEGFAVSSRVQATPAKAKLTGPRSIIKTLSFLLTEPKELNGLRNSITVPAALAVPAGMSMKVEPETVMVRIDVVPVKTRVYDNLPVAVYHLPPDYLAKTNPPSVRVELTGPPEDIELLNKNALTVAADYRHMTKEGMAVISVDCPANFRVKAVSVDSVRILATPHARSRN; from the coding sequence ATGAAAAGCCTGCTCAACAATCTCTGGTTGAAATTATTGGCCCTTCTGATCGGACTACTCGTCTGGTTTCATGTGGTCACCGAGAAAAGCTATACCTATGAGGTTATGCTCCCGGTCACCGATGTTGATCTTCGGGATGACCTGACAATCGCCACCCAGCCGCCGGATTCGATACTGGTTATTGTCTCCGCTAAAGGAAAGCAGTTGGTGCAATCGTCCTGGCGTGAACGCGGGCTGCGGATCAATATCTCCAAACTGCCGACCGGTCATCACACGCTCTATCTGACCCCGGAGAATATTCAGCTATATGCGCCGTTCAAGAACGTGGTGCTGGAAGAAGTGATCTCGCCAGTGCAATGGGAGATCGAGATCGACCCCAAAGTGACCGTGGAACTACCCGTCTCACCGACGATCATCGCGAGCCCCGATGAAGGCTTTGCCGTCAGCAGTCGTGTCCAGGCAACTCCGGCGAAAGCCAAACTGACCGGTCCGCGTTCGATCATCAAAACACTCTCGTTTCTGTTGACCGAGCCGAAAGAATTGAACGGCCTGCGCAACAGCATCACGGTTCCTGCCGCTCTGGCCGTCCCCGCCGGGATGAGCATGAAAGTGGAACCGGAGACAGTGATGGTCCGGATCGATGTCGTTCCGGTGAAGACCCGGGTATACGACAATCTTCCCGTCGCGGTCTATCATCTACCGCCGGATTATCTCGCAAAAACGAACCCGCCTTCGGTGCGCGTTGAATTGACCGGCCCGCCTGAAGATATCGAGCTGCTCAACAAGAATGCCCTGACGGTTGCCGCAGATTATCGTCACATGACCAAAGAAGGGATGGCCGTGATCAGCGTCGATTGCCCCGCAAATTTCCGGGTCAAAGCTGTTTCGGTTGACTCGGTAAGGATATTGGCTACCCCCCATGCTCGTTCTCGGAATTGA
- the tsaD gene encoding tRNA (adenosine(37)-N6)-threonylcarbamoyltransferase complex transferase subunit TsaD, protein MLVLGIETSCDETSAAVIEDGRTILSNIISSQAVHSRFGGVVPEVASREHIKTIVPIYEEALSVAGVTLDQIDLIAATMGPGLVGPLLVGLTFAKGISFASGKKFIGVNHMEGHLAANLLEHPDLDSHHLTLVVSGGHSMLVEVNGFGDYKLLGKTRDDAAGEAFDKVAKVMGLGYPGGALVDKLAQQGNREYHRFPRAVLPEPYQFSFSGLKTAVALYIEKLSDDEFIAHKADIAASFQEAVVQVLVEKTVRAAEANQLRDVTISGGVAANSRLRTALAESLTKVGKRLFFPRLSLCTDNAAMIAAAGYYRFQKFGAGELAVDAVPYLSLE, encoded by the coding sequence ATGCTCGTTCTCGGAATTGAAACCTCATGCGATGAGACCTCGGCTGCCGTCATAGAAGATGGCCGCACGATCCTCTCCAACATCATTTCGTCTCAGGCAGTCCATTCCCGTTTTGGCGGTGTGGTCCCCGAGGTCGCCAGTCGCGAACACATCAAGACGATTGTCCCGATCTACGAAGAAGCACTCTCGGTCGCCGGTGTCACCCTTGACCAGATCGATCTGATCGCCGCAACGATGGGCCCCGGGCTGGTCGGACCACTTCTTGTGGGGCTGACTTTTGCCAAAGGGATCTCCTTTGCCTCGGGGAAAAAGTTCATCGGCGTCAACCATATGGAAGGACATCTGGCGGCCAATCTGCTGGAACACCCTGACCTTGATTCGCACCACCTTACCCTCGTGGTGTCGGGCGGGCACTCGATGTTGGTAGAAGTAAACGGCTTCGGCGATTACAAATTGCTCGGCAAAACCAGGGATGATGCGGCCGGTGAGGCGTTCGACAAAGTCGCCAAGGTGATGGGACTTGGCTATCCCGGTGGCGCACTCGTCGACAAACTCGCGCAACAGGGGAATCGCGAATACCATCGTTTTCCTCGCGCTGTCCTGCCGGAGCCTTACCAGTTCTCGTTCTCTGGCTTAAAGACCGCGGTGGCACTCTATATTGAAAAGTTGTCGGATGACGAGTTTATCGCCCACAAGGCGGATATTGCTGCCTCGTTCCAGGAAGCGGTGGTCCAGGTTCTGGTTGAAAAGACCGTTCGCGCCGCCGAAGCGAACCAGTTGCGCGATGTTACCATTTCCGGCGGAGTCGCGGCCAACAGCCGACTCCGGACCGCTCTGGCCGAATCGCTGACTAAGGTAGGGAAGAGGCTCTTTTTCCCTCGCCTATCGCTTTGTACCGATAACGCCGCTATGATCGCCGCGGCCGGTTACTATCGCTTCCAGAAGTTCGGCGCCGGTGAACTGGCGGTTGATGCCGTCCCATATCTATCGCTGGAATAG